A region from the Candidatus Electrothrix scaldis genome encodes:
- a CDS encoding PIN domain-containing protein produces the protein MNVLLDTNVVLDFVLDRQPFAKAAELVLETAKCRPIQFYLSATTITDLFYIAAKAKGKTFSLALIRDLLEFVEIAAVDKTVILDALHSGQPDFEDAVQVEAAKQAAVSVIVTRNEADFVGAGIDVCCPDEFLRRYR, from the coding sequence ATGAATGTCCTGTTGGACACCAATGTTGTCCTTGACTTTGTGCTTGATCGACAGCCGTTCGCCAAGGCGGCGGAACTGGTGCTTGAGACGGCCAAGTGCCGCCCGATTCAATTCTATCTGTCCGCGACCACCATCACTGATTTGTTTTATATTGCCGCCAAAGCGAAAGGAAAGACCTTCTCACTGGCATTGATCAGGGATTTGCTGGAGTTTGTCGAGATCGCTGCTGTGGATAAGACGGTGATTCTTGACGCGCTTCACTCCGGGCAGCCTGATTTTGAAGACGCTGTGCAGGTAGAAGCTGCAAAACAGGCCGCAGTCAGTGTCATCGTTACAAGAAACGAGGCGGATTTTGTCGGAGCGGGGATTGATGTCTGCTGTCCTGATGAATTTCTGCGACGTTATAGATGA
- a CDS encoding VRR-NUC domain-containing protein codes for MAKDCETQQRVKVQEGFVDNICEECRGLPPTPYPVASIVGRTTKIKRYYWRELAFREYELYEELGGRPENYTYELGNKESKIICKAQTQALADIKALHAAKPKYHYDEESNDSFIKRMGVYVREVQGVCAKDNNSRKAKIVYDDRLLTVEQYAKKIYEDLGYQVLFSESVPFHALFGIYTWMLIQDPFDSEVRMAGFGERSAYEKDRSNNLIWVPLPSDFGTSGYAERRKEKIKAHLSYINHEDTEELLWLFDYWTTYSEGLRQYLWAHKHEHVQVARKIVEVLEPYATLGIIEYLLGDYWGRYLGWPDMLVFNDDGYLFVEVKLSKDKLSDEQRHWIEENDKQLHLPFEILKINRVIA; via the coding sequence ATGGCAAAAGACTGCGAAACGCAGCAACGAGTAAAAGTTCAAGAAGGTTTTGTCGATAATATTTGTGAAGAATGTCGAGGGTTGCCTCCCACTCCATATCCTGTAGCCTCTATAGTCGGTCGTACCACAAAGATTAAACGTTATTATTGGCGTGAGTTAGCGTTTCGTGAATATGAACTGTACGAAGAGCTTGGAGGGCGTCCAGAAAATTATACTTATGAGTTGGGCAACAAAGAATCCAAAATCATCTGTAAAGCCCAAACTCAAGCATTGGCTGATATAAAGGCTCTACATGCAGCTAAACCAAAGTACCATTATGATGAAGAGTCGAATGACTCTTTTATCAAACGAATGGGTGTCTATGTTCGCGAGGTGCAGGGCGTTTGCGCTAAAGATAACAATAGTCGCAAAGCAAAGATTGTTTATGATGACAGGTTGCTGACCGTCGAGCAATATGCCAAGAAAATATACGAAGACTTAGGTTATCAAGTCCTTTTTTCAGAAAGCGTCCCGTTTCATGCTCTGTTCGGCATTTATACATGGATGTTGATTCAAGATCCCTTTGACTCTGAAGTACGTATGGCAGGGTTTGGAGAGCGGTCAGCTTATGAAAAAGATCGTTCAAATAATCTTATATGGGTTCCTTTGCCGTCTGATTTTGGGACAAGTGGCTATGCGGAACGTAGGAAAGAGAAAATAAAAGCACATCTGTCTTACATTAACCATGAGGATACAGAAGAGCTTCTCTGGCTTTTTGACTACTGGACTACATATAGTGAAGGACTAAGACAATACTTATGGGCTCATAAACATGAACACGTTCAAGTCGCAAGGAAAATAGTCGAAGTCCTAGAGCCGTATGCCACGTTAGGGATTATTGAGTATCTCTTAGGTGATTACTGGGGTAGATATCTAGGGTGGCCGGATATGCTTGTCTTTAATGATGATGGTTACTTGTTTGTCGAAGTAAAATTATCCAAAGATAAACTTTCGGATGAGCAGCGGCACTGGATTGAAGAAAACGATAAGCAATTGCATTTACCGTTTGAAATTTTAAAAATTAATCGTGTTATAGCCTAA
- a CDS encoding UPF0175 family protein, whose protein sequence is MQTLSIPYIDDLLVSSGQSKERLEQELRFLLAVKLFELRRLSVGKAAQLCGMGKLDFMDELGRMGIPVINLDDEQIRDELQNA, encoded by the coding sequence ATGCAGACATTATCAATACCGTACATCGATGATCTTTTAGTTTCCTCTGGGCAATCGAAAGAACGCCTTGAGCAGGAATTGCGTTTTTTGTTGGCTGTGAAACTGTTCGAGTTAAGACGCCTTTCCGTGGGCAAGGCAGCGCAGCTGTGCGGAATGGGAAAGCTGGATTTTATGGACGAACTCGGGCGAATGGGGATACCGGTGATTAATCTTGATGATGAGCAGATCCGGGATGAGTTACAAAATGCGTGA
- a CDS encoding DUF3368 domain-containing protein, translating into MSYKMRDVAAVADSGPLIFLARIDLLNLLPKLFDEILIPPEVRDEVMVRGRNRPGAYVVSQAKWLTVQAPNPQLVKPLSILVDAGEAEAIALAQTTEDCTVLLDDLRARKVAQRLDIKQIGTVGLLLRAKKRGLLETIKPHLAALMESGIYIRKELVEAVLKEAGEGV; encoded by the coding sequence ATGAGTTACAAAATGCGTGATGTGGCGGCAGTTGCCGACAGCGGGCCGTTAATTTTTCTTGCCCGGATTGATCTGCTCAACTTGCTGCCGAAATTATTTGACGAGATTCTCATTCCGCCGGAAGTACGAGATGAAGTAATGGTCCGTGGCCGGAATCGTCCAGGAGCCTACGTAGTCAGTCAGGCGAAATGGCTCACTGTTCAGGCTCCTAATCCTCAATTGGTCAAGCCCTTGAGTATTCTTGTTGATGCTGGTGAAGCAGAGGCTATTGCTTTGGCGCAGACCACGGAAGATTGTACAGTGCTGTTGGATGATTTACGGGCCAGGAAGGTTGCTCAACGGCTTGATATTAAGCAGATCGGTACGGTTGGCTTGTTGCTTAGGGCTAAAAAAAGGGGATTGCTGGAGACGATTAAGCCGCATCTTGCAGCTCTGATGGAAAGCGGCATTTATATTCGCAAGGAGTTAGTCGAAGCTGTTTTGAAGGAAGCTGGAGAGGGTGTGTAG
- a CDS encoding DNA cytosine methyltransferase — protein sequence MKSMLLLREDERSYGTRCSGALLKETPQRYRLIDLFAGAGGMSLGFSESFGQPFQSVWANDCNQFCVDTYNENFGPHCVAGDLAEILKDDQIRIPQADVVIGGPPCQGFSLLNKNRADDPRKELWRPFLQVVEQCGASVFVMENVPQLLGTFEHGEIVGMAQALGFKVYQEKLIAADYGVPQTRTRAFIIGCTFADPSMLFPPRKTHCNPNGKSKQLLLPFEKQEFLSSPQHWKTVRDAIKDLPPPEGTEIRETAPPLDLHFGRNPTELSRKRYRAIPQEGMNRFDLQRVAPELTPKCWIKKKSGGTDLFGQLWWDRPSVTIRTEFFKPEKGRYLHPEQHRPITHREAARFQSFPDSFRFTGSKIEIAKQIGNAVPPLLAARVADIVRVLLDSRVET from the coding sequence ATGAAGAGTATGCTGCTGTTACGCGAAGACGAACGTTCCTATGGAACGCGCTGTTCCGGTGCCTTGCTCAAAGAAACCCCGCAGCGTTACCGGCTGATTGATCTCTTCGCCGGAGCTGGCGGCATGTCATTAGGGTTTTCCGAGTCGTTCGGACAGCCCTTTCAATCGGTTTGGGCGAATGACTGTAATCAGTTTTGTGTTGATACATATAATGAGAACTTCGGGCCGCACTGTGTTGCCGGTGATCTTGCGGAAATACTGAAAGACGATCAGATCAGGATTCCTCAAGCTGACGTGGTGATAGGAGGCCCTCCCTGCCAGGGCTTCAGTCTGTTGAACAAGAATCGGGCTGATGACCCTCGGAAGGAACTCTGGCGTCCTTTCTTGCAAGTTGTTGAGCAATGCGGGGCCTCAGTCTTTGTTATGGAGAACGTGCCACAGCTACTTGGTACCTTTGAACATGGGGAAATTGTCGGGATGGCGCAAGCCCTCGGCTTTAAAGTCTATCAGGAGAAGCTGATAGCTGCTGACTATGGTGTTCCACAGACTCGTACCAGGGCATTTATCATCGGGTGTACTTTTGCAGATCCCTCAATGCTCTTTCCTCCGAGAAAAACGCATTGCAACCCGAACGGAAAGAGCAAGCAGCTGTTGCTGCCGTTTGAGAAGCAGGAGTTTTTATCTTCTCCTCAACATTGGAAAACGGTACGAGATGCGATTAAGGATCTTCCTCCGCCTGAAGGGACGGAAATCAGAGAAACAGCTCCGCCGCTTGATTTGCATTTCGGAAGAAATCCTACCGAACTCAGCCGAAAAAGATACAGGGCTATTCCGCAGGAGGGAATGAACCGCTTTGATTTACAGCGAGTCGCTCCCGAATTAACTCCGAAATGCTGGATCAAGAAGAAATCTGGAGGTACGGATTTGTTTGGGCAGCTCTGGTGGGATCGACCTTCAGTGACGATACGGACAGAGTTTTTTAAGCCGGAAAAAGGTCGTTACCTGCACCCGGAGCAGCATCGCCCGATTACTCATCGGGAGGCGGCACGGTTTCAAAGTTTCCCGGACAGCTTTCGTTTTACCGGGTCGAAAATTGAAATTGCCAAACAGATCGGCAATGCGGTTCCTCCATTGCTTGCGGCAAGGGTGGCTGATATAGTCAGGGTATTGCTGGACAGCAGGGTTGAGACATGA